A window of the Juglans microcarpa x Juglans regia isolate MS1-56 chromosome 5D, Jm3101_v1.0, whole genome shotgun sequence genome harbors these coding sequences:
- the LOC121266527 gene encoding uncharacterized protein LOC121266527, which translates to MKSFSHFLSSFFSSPIFSCIVSLYALILLYLPHLFLKIIFSPVLNATGILFFALLRLGAIQRLDDEITDNSCQFQTSRKAGENAESKENGESDSFEPEKTKFPEEDIGVASQSETDSDSDSSFNPTPCFEDDFVEWDVKAPLEVIYEEYEGDEAEEDPNPSEKYPNPNEGEGTKNVSHERHPSLSMYYPESDSDDSSDGDFGNFPPIGEWYSPENRCLTWNEEDKEGLIEIALDGNKRGHDFHVEEENLIEIDISPMRNEEFPGKKLKFPREMLTKILMSRRSERACLMNNGAMET; encoded by the coding sequence ATGAAGTCCTTTTCCCATTTCTTATCGTCTTTCTTCTCAAGCCCTATTTTCTCGTGCATTGTTAGTCTTTACGCTCTGATTCTCCTCTATCTCCCCCACCTTTTCCTGAAAATCATTTTCTCCCCGGTGCTTAACGCAACTGGAATTCTGTTCTTCGCTTTACTCCGACTCGGTGCAATTCAGAGATTGGATGATGAGATCACTGATAACTCTTGCCAGTTCCAAACAAGCCGGAAGGCCGGCGAAAACGCGGAAAGCAAAGAGAACGGGGAAAGCGATTCCTTTGAGCCAGAAAAAACCAAGTTTCCAGAAGAAGACATTGGTGTCGCATCCCAATCGGaaaccgactccgactccgattccAGTTTCAATCCCACCCCATGCTTCGAGGACGACTTCGTCGAATGGGATGTGAAGGCACCGTTGGAGGTCATATACGAAGAATACGAAGGTGATGAAGCAGAAGAGGATCCGAATCCGAGCGAAAAGTATCCAAACCCGAACGAGGGGGAAGGGACCAAAAATGTGAGCCATGAGAGGCACCCTTCACTTTCAATGTATTACCCGGAATCAGACTCGGATGACTCATCCGACGGCGATTTTGGCAATTTTCCGCCTATCGGAGAGTGGTACTCCCCGGAGAACCGGTGCCTCACTTGGAACGAGGAGGACAAAGAAGGTCTAATAGAGATTGCCTTGGATGGGAATAAGAGAGGGCATGATTTTCATGTCGAGGAAGAGAACTTGATTGAGATTGATATTTCTCCGATGAGAAACGAGGAATTTCCCGGCAAGAAATTGAAGT